CACCTGACGCTGGTGCCGTACATCGCCACTGCCGGCGAAACCAAAACCAAGCCGACTCAGCACTCGGTCAAGGAACTGCGTTCCATTGGCCTGCAGCCAGACGTGCTGGTGTGCCGCTCCGATCACCCGATCGACATCTCTTCGCGTCGCAAGATCGCCCAGTTCACCAACGTTGAAGAACGTGCGGTGATCGCGCTGGAAGACGCCGACACCATCTACAAGATCCCGGGCATTCTGCACTCCCAGGGCCTGGATGATTTCGTTGTTGAGCGTTTCGGCCTGCAATGTGACAGCGCCGATCTGTCCGAGTGGGAAGCGGTGGTCGATGCCAAGCTGAACCCGGAACACGAAGTCACCATCGCGATGGTCGGCAAGTACATGGAACTGCTGGACGCCTACAAATCGCTGATCGAAGCGATGAGTCACGCCGGCATCAGCAACCGCACCAAGGTCAACCTGCGCTACATCGATTCCGAAGACATCGAAAACCAGGGCACCGCGCTGCTGGAAGGCGTTGACGCGATTCTGGTACCGGGCGGGTTTGGTCTGCGTGGCGTTGAAGGCAAGATCACTGCCGTTCAATACGCTCGCGAAAACAAGGTTCCATACCTGGGTATCTGCCTGGGCATGCAAGTGGCGGTGATCGAGTTCGCTCGTAACGTCATGGGCTGGAAAGACGCCAACTCCACCGAGTTCGATCGCACCAGCGGTCACCCGGTCGTGGGTCTGATCACCGAGTGGGAAGATGCCACCGGTGCAGTCGAAACCCGTACCGAAACCTCCGATCTGGGCGGCACCATGCGCCTTGGTGCTCAGGATTGCCTGCTTGAGCCAGGTTCCCTGGTGCACGATTGCTACGC
The window above is part of the Pseudomonas sp. B21-048 genome. Proteins encoded here:
- a CDS encoding CTP synthase — translated: MTRYIFVTGGVVSSLGKGIASASLAAILEARGLKVTMLKLDPYINVDPGTMSPFQHGEVFVTHDGAETDLDLGHYERFIRTTMTQNNNFTTGRVYEHVLRKERRGDYLGATIQVIPHITDEIKRRIIKGAGDADVAMVEIGGTVGDIESQPFLEAIRQLRFEVGAKRAMLMHLTLVPYIATAGETKTKPTQHSVKELRSIGLQPDVLVCRSDHPIDISSRRKIAQFTNVEERAVIALEDADTIYKIPGILHSQGLDDFVVERFGLQCDSADLSEWEAVVDAKLNPEHEVTIAMVGKYMELLDAYKSLIEAMSHAGISNRTKVNLRYIDSEDIENQGTALLEGVDAILVPGGFGLRGVEGKITAVQYARENKVPYLGICLGMQVAVIEFARNVMGWKDANSTEFDRTSGHPVVGLITEWEDATGAVETRTETSDLGGTMRLGAQDCLLEPGSLVHDCYAKDVIVERHRHRYEVNNNLLPQIIEAGLKISGRSGDGALVEVVEAPDHPWFVACQFHPEFTSTPRDGHPLFSGFVKAALAQHQKKA